A window from Lactiplantibacillus pentosus encodes these proteins:
- the thiE gene encoding thiamine phosphate synthase, which yields MTLEFEPAQLRAYFVCGTQDVVGRDLETVVQTALDAGITAFQYRDKGASQLTAAQRLTLGERLRQRCADAHVPFIVDDDVELALGLQADGIHVGQSDDRVTQVIERVAGQLFVGLSCSTLAEIKVANQIDGIAYIGSGPIFPTNSKDDADPVVGLAGLRELVAASQRPIVAIGGITVDQLPAIAATGAAGAAVISMLAQSPDMAATVKAMLTASEAQL from the coding sequence ATGACGCTTGAGTTTGAACCAGCCCAACTACGCGCCTACTTTGTTTGTGGCACCCAAGATGTGGTGGGTCGCGATTTAGAAACGGTCGTCCAAACGGCGCTCGACGCAGGTATTACGGCATTTCAATATCGTGATAAGGGCGCTAGTCAGTTGACGGCCGCCCAACGGTTGACGCTTGGTGAGCGGTTACGCCAGCGCTGTGCGGACGCGCACGTTCCGTTTATTGTGGATGATGATGTGGAACTGGCCTTAGGATTGCAGGCGGATGGCATTCACGTTGGTCAAAGCGATGACCGCGTGACACAAGTGATTGAACGGGTCGCAGGACAATTATTTGTGGGACTATCTTGTTCGACATTAGCAGAAATTAAAGTGGCTAATCAGATTGATGGCATTGCTTATATCGGCAGTGGGCCAATTTTCCCGACCAATTCGAAAGATGACGCGGATCCGGTCGTTGGGTTAGCTGGCTTACGCGAATTAGTGGCAGCGTCACAACGGCCAATTGTCGCAATTGGTGGGATTACGGTCGACCAGCTGCCGGCGATTGCGGCGACGGGAGCTGCGGGTGCAGCGGTGATTTCAATGCTAGCGCAGAGTCCTGATATGGCTGCGACGGTTAAGGCAATGCTAACGGCAAGTGAGGCGCAACTATGA
- the thiM gene encoding hydroxyethylthiazole kinase, producing the protein MTLQLLNTLRDQNPIVFNIANFVTVQDVANGLNALGASPIMSAEVQEAESMVQIAGAVCINMGTLTTQQVNQMAVVGKLANQYHKPVVLDPVAVGAVPYRKQVALDLLAKFSVDVIRGNAGEIAALADIDWQAKGIDAGAGQGDVVEIAKRCAQQFNCCVILSGPTDVITDGKRVAKVANGTPLFQLHVGSGDLLSSIVAAFAAVSPTAIYDAAQVACVVLAGAGELVASQMTAARPATFAIDLIDRLSLVSVQEIQAIAKLNK; encoded by the coding sequence ATGACGTTACAATTATTGAACACGTTGCGCGACCAAAATCCAATCGTTTTTAACATTGCCAACTTTGTCACGGTCCAAGATGTTGCCAATGGGTTGAATGCGCTGGGCGCATCGCCCATTATGTCAGCAGAAGTACAGGAAGCGGAGTCAATGGTCCAAATTGCGGGGGCAGTTTGCATTAACATGGGGACGTTGACGACGCAACAGGTCAATCAAATGGCCGTTGTTGGAAAGTTGGCTAATCAGTATCATAAGCCAGTTGTGCTGGACCCGGTTGCGGTGGGGGCGGTGCCTTATCGTAAACAAGTCGCTTTGGACTTATTAGCCAAGTTTTCGGTCGATGTGATTCGGGGAAATGCGGGCGAAATTGCCGCGCTAGCTGACATTGACTGGCAGGCGAAGGGCATTGATGCCGGTGCGGGCCAGGGTGACGTGGTCGAAATTGCCAAACGGTGTGCGCAGCAATTTAACTGTTGCGTGATTTTGTCGGGCCCCACGGATGTTATTACGGACGGCAAACGGGTTGCTAAAGTTGCCAATGGGACGCCACTCTTCCAGCTACACGTCGGGTCGGGGGACTTATTATCCAGCATCGTTGCTGCGTTTGCCGCGGTCAGTCCAACAGCTATTTATGACGCGGCTCAAGTGGCCTGTGTCGTCTTGGCGGGTGCCGGCGAACTGGTCGCGAGTCAGATGACGGCTGCGCGGCCGGCGACGTTTGCCATCGATTTGATCGACCGGCTGAGCCTCGTCTCAGTGCAAGAGATTCAAGCAATTGCAAAATTAAATAAGTGA
- the larC gene encoding nickel pincer cofactor biosynthesis protein LarC encodes MQTLYLDAFSGISGDMFLGALLDLGLDFEQLKTELAKLHVHGYELTRHREAQSSIYGTSFDVQVAGGKDHGFVEQHHEHGHHHEHEHECEHKRECDHDHKHDHDHVHEYEHTHEHDHAAGHHHDHEARHLADIEQLIDTSDLSDTVKHHAKAIFMEIAQAEAAVHHMPLAEVHFHEVGALDSIVDIVGCCVGLELMQIDTILSSPLSDGSGFINVAHGQMPVPVPAVMQMRVGSAIPIQQRLDVHTELITPTGMGIVKTLVQDFGPLPERAVATKVGYGFGKRDTGGFNALRAVLFEKKN; translated from the coding sequence AGCAATTAAAAACCGAATTGGCTAAGTTACACGTACACGGTTATGAATTGACCCGCCACCGGGAAGCTCAGAGTAGTATCTATGGCACGAGTTTTGACGTTCAGGTCGCTGGTGGCAAGGACCATGGCTTTGTGGAACAACATCATGAACATGGACATCATCATGAACATGAGCATGAATGTGAACATAAACGTGAATGTGACCATGACCATAAACATGACCATGATCATGTGCATGAATATGAGCATACACACGAGCATGACCATGCGGCCGGGCATCATCACGATCACGAAGCGCGCCATTTAGCAGATATTGAACAGCTAATCGATACGAGTGATTTATCAGATACCGTGAAACACCACGCGAAAGCGATCTTTATGGAAATCGCGCAAGCAGAGGCGGCGGTTCATCACATGCCACTAGCTGAGGTGCATTTTCATGAAGTGGGCGCACTGGATTCAATCGTCGACATTGTCGGTTGCTGCGTCGGGTTGGAATTGATGCAGATCGATACGATTCTGTCGTCACCCTTAAGTGATGGCAGCGGCTTTATCAACGTGGCTCACGGACAGATGCCAGTTCCCGTTCCGGCGGTGATGCAGATGCGAGTCGGAAGCGCGATTCCGATTCAGCAACGGTTAGATGTGCATACAGAATTGATCACGCCGACTGGGATGGGCATTGTGAAGACGTTAGTACAAGACTTCGGGCCGTTGCCAGAACGTGCCGTTGCCACGAAGGTCGGTTATGGGTTTGGCAAACGAGATACGGGTGGCTTTAACGCGTTGCGAGCGGTCTTATTCGAAAAAAAAAACTAA
- the larD gene encoding D/L-lactic acid transporter LarD, whose protein sequence is MGHQLIAEFMGTALMIIFGVGVHCSSVLKGTKYRGSGHIFAITTWGFGISIALFIFGNVCINPAMVLAQCLLGNLSWSAFIPYSIAEVLGGVVGSVIVWIMYADHFKASTDEISPITIRNLFCTAPAVRNLPRNFFVELFDTFIFISGILAISEIKTPGIVPIGVGLLVWAIGMGLGGPTGFAMNLARDMGPRIAHAILPIANKADSDWQYGIIVPGIAPFVGAACAAWFMHGFFGIN, encoded by the coding sequence TTGGGACATCAGCTAATTGCCGAGTTTATGGGCACGGCCCTCATGATTATTTTTGGGGTGGGCGTTCATTGTAGTTCCGTGTTGAAAGGCACTAAGTACCGGGGTTCCGGTCATATTTTTGCGATTACGACGTGGGGGTTTGGAATCAGCATCGCGCTGTTCATTTTTGGCAACGTTTGTATCAACCCGGCCATGGTGCTCGCACAGTGTTTACTAGGAAACCTGTCCTGGTCAGCGTTCATTCCGTATTCGATTGCCGAAGTATTGGGTGGTGTTGTCGGGTCAGTGATTGTTTGGATCATGTATGCCGACCATTTCAAAGCATCGACGGATGAAATCTCGCCAATCACGATTCGAAATTTATTCTGTACCGCGCCAGCCGTTCGGAACTTACCACGGAATTTCTTTGTGGAATTATTCGATACCTTTATTTTCATTTCTGGAATTTTAGCGATCTCTGAAATCAAAACGCCGGGGATCGTGCCAATTGGCGTTGGCCTGCTCGTTTGGGCGATTGGGATGGGACTAGGTGGCCCAACTGGTTTCGCGATGAACTTAGCGCGTGACATGGGGCCCCGGATTGCTCACGCGATTTTACCGATTGCGAACAAAGCGGATAGTGACTGGCAATATGGCATCATCGTTCCCGGCATCGCGCCATTTGTCGGTGCTGCCTGTGCCGCTTGGTTCATGCATGGCTTTTTTGGGATTAATTAA
- the larE gene encoding ATP-dependent sacrificial sulfur transferase LarE: MTTLATKKATLIAALKDLKRVTVAFSGGIDSTLVLKMALDVLGRDNVTAVVANSELFTDEEFDKAISLAEELGADVQGTTLDYLSDDHIKHNTPDSWYYAKKLFYDRLNAIAENNGSAAVLDGMIKNDENDYRPGLKARTEAGARSLLQEADFFKTDVRALAQELGLTNWNKVASCSVSSRFPYGTTLTHDNIAQVMAAEKYLRDLGFPTVRVRFHDDIARIELPEARIGDFLVFNDRVNRQLQSLGFRYVTLDLGGFRSGRMNDTLTKAQLATFA; the protein is encoded by the coding sequence ATGACAACTTTAGCAACGAAGAAAGCAACTTTAATCGCCGCCTTAAAAGATTTAAAACGGGTCACGGTGGCCTTTTCCGGCGGTATCGACAGTACCCTAGTTTTAAAAATGGCCTTGGATGTGTTGGGCCGTGATAACGTGACGGCAGTTGTCGCCAATTCAGAATTATTCACGGATGAAGAGTTCGACAAAGCCATCAGCTTAGCCGAAGAATTAGGCGCCGACGTACAAGGGACGACGCTCGATTATTTGAGTGACGACCACATCAAACACAATACGCCTGACAGTTGGTACTATGCTAAAAAACTATTCTACGACCGGTTGAACGCCATTGCTGAAAACAATGGGAGTGCCGCCGTTTTGGATGGCATGATCAAAAATGACGAAAATGATTATCGGCCAGGATTGAAGGCACGGACGGAAGCGGGCGCTCGGAGCTTGTTACAAGAAGCCGACTTCTTCAAGACGGATGTGCGGGCTTTGGCACAAGAACTCGGTTTAACGAACTGGAACAAAGTGGCCTCATGCTCCGTATCTTCACGTTTCCCATATGGCACGACGTTGACGCATGACAACATTGCCCAAGTGATGGCCGCAGAAAAGTACTTGCGCGACTTAGGCTTCCCCACGGTGCGGGTCCGGTTCCACGATGACATTGCGCGGATCGAATTACCAGAAGCACGCATCGGTGACTTCTTAGTCTTCAACGACCGCGTCAACCGTCAATTACAATCGTTAGGCTTCCGATACGTGACCCTCGACTTGGGCGGCTTCCGTAGTGGTCGCATGAACGACACTTTGACGAAGGCCCAATTGGCAACCTTTGCTTAA
- the thiD gene encoding bifunctional hydroxymethylpyrimidine kinase/phosphomethylpyrimidine kinase → MNEFPQVATIAGTDSGGGAGVMADLKTMQARHVFGTAVVVAVTAQNTLGVQDFMAMPTKLIDEQFASLAADLKIRACKTGMLADAEHVHAVVENLKRVDFGPLTVDPVMIAKGGAALLAEDAIQTVRDELLPLATVVTPNLPEAERLTGHHITSNQDMVAAGHALQDLGAATVIIKGGHGDNPDLANDFVLLADGTAFWMSAPRIETVRTHGTGDTLSACITAELAKGQSMAAAIQTAKAYVAGTIQDGIQVGHGHGPLNHWAALSEEVTIHDA, encoded by the coding sequence ATGAATGAATTTCCACAAGTTGCAACGATTGCCGGGACGGATAGCGGCGGTGGCGCCGGTGTCATGGCTGATCTGAAAACGATGCAAGCCCGGCACGTCTTTGGGACCGCAGTCGTCGTTGCCGTGACGGCGCAAAATACGTTGGGCGTGCAAGATTTTATGGCGATGCCAACTAAATTGATCGATGAACAGTTTGCCTCATTGGCGGCGGATTTGAAGATTCGCGCTTGTAAGACTGGGATGTTGGCGGACGCTGAGCACGTCCATGCCGTTGTTGAAAATTTAAAACGAGTCGATTTTGGGCCACTGACGGTCGATCCAGTGATGATTGCCAAAGGTGGCGCCGCACTGCTGGCTGAAGATGCTATTCAGACGGTTCGCGATGAGTTGCTCCCATTAGCAACGGTGGTGACGCCCAACTTACCAGAAGCTGAACGGTTGACGGGACACCACATCACCAGTAATCAAGACATGGTCGCAGCCGGGCACGCACTACAGGATTTAGGTGCGGCGACGGTCATTATTAAGGGCGGCCACGGCGACAATCCGGATTTGGCGAATGACTTCGTGTTATTGGCGGACGGCACTGCCTTTTGGATGTCGGCACCTCGAATCGAAACGGTGCGGACGCATGGCACTGGCGATACGTTGTCGGCTTGCATCACCGCAGAACTCGCGAAGGGTCAGTCCATGGCAGCTGCCATTCAGACAGCGAAAGCTTACGTGGCGGGAACGATTCAAGACGGTATCCAAGTTGGGCATGGTCACGGTCCCTTAAATCATTGGGCAGCGCTCAGTGAGGAGGTGACCATCCATGACGCTTGA
- the larC2 gene encoding nickel pincer cofactor biosynthesis protein LarC2 gives MIEANLDDQTGEGLGYVMNQLLTAGAYDVFFTPIQMKKDRPAIKLTVLGNVDDQDLLTKLILQEATTIGVRYQTWQRAIMQRHFLTVATPYGAVRVKVATYQDIKKTMPEYADCAQLAQQLHIPFRTVYQAALVAVDQIEEEA, from the coding sequence ATGATTGAGGCCAATCTGGATGACCAGACGGGTGAGGGACTGGGTTACGTGATGAACCAGTTATTAACGGCGGGCGCATACGATGTGTTTTTTACCCCGATTCAGATGAAAAAAGATCGGCCAGCGATTAAGTTAACGGTATTGGGAAACGTTGACGATCAAGACTTACTGACCAAGTTAATTTTACAGGAGGCCACGACGATTGGCGTGCGTTACCAAACGTGGCAGCGCGCCATTATGCAACGGCACTTTTTGACCGTCGCAACGCCGTACGGGGCCGTTCGCGTTAAAGTGGCGACCTATCAAGATATTAAGAAGACAATGCCGGAATATGCGGATTGCGCACAGCTGGCGCAACAGTTGCATATTCCGTTTAGGACGGTCTACCAGGCAGCATTGGTTGCTGTAGACCAAATTGAAGAGGAGGCGTAA
- a CDS encoding zinc-binding dehydrogenase, translating to MQALVVPAPSDRSLEQLEWQERPMPELGADEVLIKTQAVGLNPVDYKLVLGGHDAWKYPHILGLDVAGIVEAVGAKVTDFAPGQRVCGHANLAKDGTFAEYTCLPAAALAKIPTTLSFETAAASLCAGLTAYQALLRKANLNAVHTVLIHAGAGGVGSMAIQLAKAAGKTVYTTVSQRKQAFVAALHPDVQIDYRNEDVTAKIQALTQQRGVDLIVNTIGNPEADLPRLAYNGQLVCVLETPQTFPKNQVVSVSKLDLGGAHRSGNPTQVADLGQMAAALLALIEAGKVDPLISEVLKRDQLVDGLQQLQAAQVAGKLVVTFD from the coding sequence ATGCAAGCACTAGTTGTCCCCGCGCCATCAGATCGTTCCTTAGAACAGCTTGAATGGCAAGAACGGCCCATGCCTGAGCTGGGAGCCGACGAAGTTTTGATTAAAACGCAAGCAGTCGGTCTCAATCCTGTTGATTACAAATTAGTCCTAGGTGGCCATGACGCCTGGAAATACCCCCACATTTTAGGCCTGGACGTGGCCGGAATCGTTGAAGCGGTCGGCGCTAAAGTCACTGACTTTGCCCCTGGTCAACGGGTCTGCGGTCACGCGAATCTGGCCAAAGATGGGACGTTTGCGGAATATACCTGCTTGCCCGCTGCCGCCCTCGCAAAAATTCCAACGACCCTCAGCTTCGAAACTGCCGCGGCCAGTCTCTGCGCTGGTTTGACCGCCTACCAGGCTTTGTTACGCAAGGCCAACCTGAATGCGGTGCACACCGTCCTCATTCACGCGGGTGCCGGTGGTGTCGGCAGTATGGCCATCCAGTTGGCGAAAGCTGCGGGCAAAACGGTCTATACGACGGTCTCACAACGCAAACAAGCCTTTGTCGCCGCCCTTCATCCCGATGTGCAAATCGATTACCGCAATGAAGATGTGACGGCTAAGATTCAAGCATTGACTCAGCAACGGGGTGTCGACTTGATTGTCAACACGATTGGTAATCCTGAAGCTGACTTGCCTCGTTTGGCCTACAACGGACAGCTGGTCTGTGTCCTCGAGACGCCTCAGACTTTCCCAAAGAACCAAGTCGTCAGCGTTAGCAAGCTCGATTTAGGTGGCGCCCATCGCAGCGGCAATCCCACCCAAGTCGCGGATCTCGGTCAAATGGCTGCCGCCCTGTTAGCTCTGATTGAAGCCGGCAAAGTCGACCCCTTGATCAGCGAAGTCTTGAAGCGCGACCAACTTGTTGATGGCTTGCAGCAACTCCAAGCAGCCCAAGTGGCCGGTAAACTCGTGGTGACGTTTGACTAA